One segment of Panicum virgatum strain AP13 chromosome 3K, P.virgatum_v5, whole genome shotgun sequence DNA contains the following:
- the LOC120700238 gene encoding uncharacterized protein LOC120700238: MAATGCYGARRLSDLLREQQEPFLQLQAPQRRSPVDAACAGGVTALGRSLLCGGNRAATKALLWGGLAGCFTCGVRQTFRRLPRAGDIGGRCDVASELGGVGGDAMDGGRQLSPVSVLELQSDEDSPVPSHWDEYDDDDKPSTSASSPPSDHDQLPGAAAPCSTFFATSGKIRAMEAEVEGNGSKRLQRKSGESSLEEMEQATVSGWEMIAADISRIPSLVALDVSESAREWRRVAGDEEARRVGQSIEAMIFEEVRWEAVRDMICLREF; encoded by the exons ATGGCGGCCACCGGCTGCTACGGCGCCAGGCGGCTCTCGGACCTACTCCGGGAGCAGCAGGAGCCCTTCCTCCAGCTCCAGGCGCCGCAGCGCCGCTCGCCCGTCGAcgccgcctgcgccggcggTGTCACTGCGTTAGGCAGAAGCCTGCTGTGCGGTGGCAACAGGGCCGCGACGAAGGCTTTGCTGTGGGGTGGCCTCGCCGGCTGTTTCACGTGCGGCGTGCGCCAGACGTTCCGCCGCCTGCCGCGAGCCGGAGACATCGGCGGCCGCTGCGACGTCGCCagcgagctcggcggcgtcggcggcgatgcCATGGACGGCGGCAGGCAGCTCAGCCCCGTGTCCGTGCTGGAGCTGCAATCCGACGAGGATTCGCCCGTGCCTAGCCATT GGGATGagtacgacgacgacgacaagccGTCGACGtcagcgagctcgccgccgtctgACCACGACCAGcttcccggcgccgccgccccatgcTCCACCTTCTTCGCCACCAGCGGCAAGATTCGCGCGATGGAGGCGGAAGTGGAAGGCAACGGCAGCAAGAGGCTGCAGAGGAAGAGCGGCGAGTCCTCCTTGGAGGAGATGGAGCAGGCCACCGTCTCCGGCTGGGAGATGATCGCGGCGGACATCTCCCGTATCCCGAGCTTGGTGGCGCTCGACGTGTCCGAGTCTGCACGGGAGTGGAGGcgggtcgccggcgacgaggaggccCGGCGGGTGGGGCAGAGCATCGAGGCCATGATCTTCGAGGAGGTCAGGTGGGAGGCCGTGCGTGACATGATCTGCCTGCGCGAATTCTGA
- the LOC120701613 gene encoding ocs element-binding factor 1-like, with amino-acid sequence MAPQFELPPLCDPVLEAFLADIGFGLGPEPTPLDVTTTTTPPPEEETSASADERRLRRKISNRESARRSRARKQRHLEELRARAARLRAGNRELAARLRGVQARAALVRLSNARLRAEAGALGRRLEAARRAVELRQIYAAASAGTGGLELQALASLIV; translated from the coding sequence ATGGCCCCCCAGTTCGAGCTCCCCCCGCTCTGTGATCCCGTCCTCGAGGCCTTCCTCGCCGACATCGGCTTTGGCCTGGGACCCGAGCCCACGCCCCTAGACgtcacgacgacgacgacgccgccgcccgaggAGGAGACGTCGGCGTCGGCCGACGAGCGCCGTCTCCGGCGCAAGATCTCGAACCGGGAGTCGGCGCGGCGGTCCCGCGCGCGCAAACAGCGGCACCTGGAGGAGCTCCGCGCTCGCGCCGCCAGGCTCCGCGCCGGCAACCGCGAgctcgccgcgcgcctccgcgGCGTGCAGGCCCGCGCCGCGCTGGTCCGGCTCAGCAACGCCCGGCTGCGCGCCGAGGCCGGCGCCCTGGGCCGGCGCCTCgaggccgcgcgccgcgccgtcgaGCTGCGGCAGATCtacgccgccgcgtccgccggcaccggcggctTGGAGCTGCAGGCGCTCGCCTCGCTGATCGTGtag
- the LOC120700237 gene encoding uncharacterized protein LOC120700237: MGQEEEAVLMPAAAVVFSWEPLVVKAAEARRDVAPGSPKKAPQPPARRLSVPPPPGRAAVPARAARSLSSRARAVRPEDDPFLAAYLACTKSSGRRSGKDGGGAAREDAKGRRRFTWAALGLSCKSSAGAVEQSMVKVAKRPELHPTRDA; this comes from the coding sequence AtggggcaggaggaggaggccgtgctcatgccggcggccgccgtggTCTTCTCGTGGGAGCCACTGGTAGTCAAGGCGGCGGAAGCCCGCCGCGACGTGGCGCcggggagcccgaagaaggcgCCGCAGCCACCGGCGCGCCGGCtctccgtgccgccgccgccgggccgggcAGCGGTGcccgcgcgggcggcgaggagccTGTCGTCGAGGGCGCGCGCCGTCCGGCCGGAGGACGACCCCTTCCTGGCCGCGTACCTGGCGTGCACCAAGAGCAGCGGCAGGAGGTCCgggaaggacggcggcggcgcggcgagggaggatgCCAAGGGCCGGCGGCGGTTCACGTGGGCCGCCCTCGGGCTCTCCTGCAAGagctccgccggcgccgtggagcaGAGCATGGTCAAGGTGGCCAAACGGCCGGAGCTGCATCCTACTAGAGATGCTTAA
- the LOC120701612 gene encoding short-chain dehydrogenase ptmH-like, protein MWMQQPMAKDAGAGATSEVAGDAEQQQQEEEKPVVLITGCAKGGIGYEYCLAFSALGCRVVATDIPERVPDLGDLAALKLPLDVTSDASVEGAVRRVVAEHGRIDVLVNNAGVGCTGPLAELRLESVRRAMDVNFLGQVRTVRAVAPHMARRGSGRVVNVGSVVGRAATPWAAPYCASKAAVRAATDALRLELRPFGVHVVEVVPGAVRSGLGHANAAALPVREEWRLYRGFAAAIEERARASQGGRATEAGALARHVARRVMSARPPREIVYGHMTLLFAALAAAPGWARDAFFARRFGLHNTTKPIVIPGSD, encoded by the coding sequence ATGTGGATGCAGCAGCCAATGGCGAAGGACGCCGGCGCTGGTGCTACCAGTgaggtcgccggcgacgccgagcagcagcagcaggaggaggagaagccggTGGTGCTGATCACCGGGTGCGCCAAGGGCGGCATCGGGTACGAGTACTGCCTGGCCTTCTCGGCGCTGGGGTGCCGCGTGGTGGCCACCGACATCCCGGAGCGCGTGCCGGACCTGGGCGACCTCGCGGCCCTCAAGCTGCCGCTGGACGTGACCTCGGACGCGAGCGTGGAGGGCGCGGTGCGCCGCGTGGTTGCCGAGCACGGGCGCATCGACGTGCTGGTGAACAACGCCGGGGTCGGGTGCACGGGCCCGCTGGCGGAGCTGCGTCTGGAGTCGGTGCGGCGCGCCATGGACGTCAACTTCCTGGGGCAGGTCCGGACGGTGCGCGCCGTGGCGCCGCACATGGCGCGGCGCGGGTCCGGGCGCGTCGTGAACGTGGGCAGCGTGGTGGGCCGCGCCGCCACGCCCTGGGCGGCGCCCTACTGCGCGTCCAAggcggcggtgcgcgccgcCACGGACGCGCTGCGGCTGGAGCTCCGGCCCTTCGGGGTGCACGTCGTGGAGGTGGTGCCCGGCGCCGTGCGGTCGGGGCTGGGGCACGccaacgcggcggcgctgccggtgCGGGAGGAGTGGCGGCTGTACCGCGGGTTCGCGGCGGCGATCGAGGAGCGGGCGCGGGCGTCGCAGGGTGGGAGGGCGACGGAGGCCGGGGCGCTGGCGAGGCACGTGGCGCGGCGGGTGAtgagcgcgcggccgccgcgggagaTCGTGTACGGGCACATGACGCTGCTGttcgcggcgctggcggcggcgcccgggtgGGCGCGCGACGCCTTCTTCGCCAGGCGATTCGGCCTCCACAACACCACCAAGCCCATCGTCATACCAGGCTCCGACtag